A region from the Benincasa hispida cultivar B227 chromosome 12, ASM972705v1, whole genome shotgun sequence genome encodes:
- the LOC120067570 gene encoding uncharacterized protein LOC120067570 — protein MKDLGPLNYFLGLQVSSCSKRYYLSQAKYASDLLTHSGITDIVIAPTPLDSNVRLTSFDGIPLEDSTILPWFSLAALILTRLVILLIDDSPQLICELSRSLLLFLHYDNRSAIQIAYNDVFHERMKHIEINCHFVRHHLQSSTLCLQAISTTEQPVDIFTKVLSPARFGQLSCKLKLVSTLPP, from the exons atgaaagatttaggccCTCTCAATTATTTCCTTGGTCTTCAGGTTTCGTCGTGTTCTAAAAGGTATTATTTATCTCAGGCGAAATATGCGTCTGACCTTTTAACGCATTCTGGTATCACTGATATTGTTATTGCACCAACACCATTGGACTCTAATGTCCGCCTAACCTCTTTTGATGGCATTCCTCTCGAGGATTCCACTAT TCTTCCTTGGTTCTCTCTAGCTGCACTGATACTGACTAGGCTGGTGATCCTACTGATTGACGATTCACCACAg CTGATATGTGAGCTCTCTAGGTCTCTGCTACTATTTTTGCATTATGACAATCGTAGTGCTATTCAGATTGCTTATAATGACGTGTTTCATGAACGAATGAAGCATATCGAGATCAACTGTCACTTTGTTCGTCATCATCTTCAAAGCTCCACCCTGTGTCTTCAAGCCATATCTACGACTGAACAGCCCGTTGATATATTCACTAAAGTACTCTCCCCTGCACGCTTTGGTCAATTATCTTGCAAACTCAAGTTGGTTTCTACTTTACCACCTTGA